From a region of the Theobroma cacao cultivar B97-61/B2 chromosome 8, Criollo_cocoa_genome_V2, whole genome shotgun sequence genome:
- the LOC18592545 gene encoding formin-like protein 20, whose protein sequence is MKVAPKHQEGEKMENKISMLLMVALVFLGYVSMSGNARAVPEASQLNFGVFPKGVPIPPSGPSRRTSASPPPPPPIRLLNFGMFPKGVPIPPSGPSRRTSASPPPPPPTGLLNFGTFPKGVIPPSGPSRGTSASPPPPQKW, encoded by the coding sequence ATGAAGGTAGCTCCAAAACACCAAGAAGGGGAAAAGATGGAGAACAAGATATCCATGTTGTTGATGGTTGCGTTAGTATTTTTAGGGTATGTCTCCATGTCGGGCAATGCAAGAGCAGTTCCGGAAGCCAGCCAATTGAATTTCGGGGTGTTTCCTAAAGGTGTCCCCATTCCTCCATCTGGGCCTAGTCGGCGTACATCAGCATCCCCGCCTCCTCCTCCACCAATACGGCTGTTGAATTTTGGGATGTTTCCTAAAGGCGTCCCCATTCCTCCATCAGGGCCTAGCCGGCGTACATCAGCATCCCCCCCTCCTCCTCCACCAACAGGGCTGTTGAATTTTGGAACATTTCCTAAAGGCGTCATTCCTCCATCTGGGCCTAGCCGGGGTACTTCAGCATCCCCTCCTCCTCCACAAAAATGGTAA
- the LOC18592547 gene encoding uncharacterized protein LOC18592547, translated as MADATLEGSSKVSSEPSRNVSSSVIPTVGENHSLQITQHKLNGANFLEWSQSVMLVIRGKGKLDYLTGTKVTLKEGATGHSTWESENSMVMAWLINSMKPKIGRTYLFYKTAKEIWDMAHEMYSNLKNSAQCFEVRSALRSTKQGNLSMIEYFNTFTKLWQEMDMFYETNWHCPEDSLKYKQMLEKERVFDFLHGLSKDLDEVRGGLLGTKPFPNIREAFAEVRREESRKRAMLRMTTEVISDNWSQSSALVSKKHEPANSSDQRGNRKNDKAWCDHCQRPYHTRETCWKTHGKPANWKARKQGEQSRVFQAVAEETRLEDQFLARNSLNNYKSLPNTELVHKFQLQIVL; from the coding sequence ATGGCAGATGCAACTCTAGAAGGTTCCTCAAAGGTGTCATCTGAACCTTCTAGAAATGTGTCTTCATCTGTGATTCCTACTGTTGGGGAAAACCATTCTCTCCAAATAACCCAACACAAACTCAATGGGGCCAATTTCCTTGAATGGTCTCAGTCGGTTATGCTAGTAATACGAGGCAAAGGAAAACTCGACTACTTAACGGGTACAAAGGTAACACTAAAGGAAGGAGCAACAGGTCATTCAACTTGGGAGTCAGAGAATTCCATGGTTATGGCATGGTTAATTAATTCCATGAAACCTAAGATTGGCCGGACTTATTTATTCTACAAGACAGCAAAGGAGATATGGGACATGGCACATGAAATGTACTCAAATCTGAAAAACTCAGCACAATGTTTTGAGGTCAGATCTGCCCTAAGAAGCACAAAGCAAGGTAATCTCTCAATGATTGAGTATTTCAATACTTTCACCAAGTTATGGCAGGAGATGGATATGTTTTATGAAACAAATTGGCATTGTCCTGAGGACAGCTTAAAGTATAAGCAGATGCTTGAAAAAGAACGGGTATTTGATTTTCTTCATGGTTTAAGTAAAGATTTAGATGAGGTACGGGGTGGACTTTTGGGGACAAAACCTTTTCCAAACATTAGAGAGGCATTTGCAGAGGTGAGAAGGGAAGAAAGCAGGAAACGTGCTATGTTAAGAATGACTACAGAGGTTATTTCAGATAACTGGTCCCAAAGTTCTGctcttgtttcaaaaaaacaTGAACCTGCCAACTCTAGTGATCAGCGTGGGAATCGAAAAAATGATAAAGCATGGTGTGATCATTGTCAACGTCCATATCACACTAGAGAAACATGCTGGAAGACACATGGAAAACCAGCAAATTGGAAGGCACGTAAACAAGGTGAACAAAGTAGAGTTTTTCAAGCTGTCGCAGAGGAAACAAGGCTAGAGGATCAATTTTTAGCAAGAAACAGCTTGAACAACTACAAGTCCTTGCCCAACACCGAACTAGTGCACAAGTTCCAACTTCAAATTGTTCTATAG